Within Pseudomonas cichorii, the genomic segment GCCGACCATGTCTTCGCTCACGAGAACTGGGACATGTTGACGACCGTTATGCACAGCAATGGTCAAACCGACCATTTGTGGCAGGATCATCGAACGACGCGACCAGGTTTTCACTGGTTTGCGATCGTTCTTTTCCGCCGCCACTTCGATCTTCTTCAGTAGGTGAAGATCAATAAAAGGACCTTTTTTCAGAGAACGTGGCACTGTCGTATCCCTCTATTTACTTGCGACGACGGACGATCATTTTGTCGGTACGCTTATTACCACGAGTCTTCGCGCCCTTAGTCGGGAAGCCCCACGGCGATACCGGATGACGACCACCAGAGGTACGACCTTCACCACCACCATGTGGGTGGTCAACCGGGTTC encodes:
- the rpsS gene encoding 30S ribosomal protein S19 — encoded protein: MPRSLKKGPFIDLHLLKKIEVAAEKNDRKPVKTWSRRSMILPQMVGLTIAVHNGRQHVPVLVSEDMVGHKLGEFAGTRTYRGHVADKKAKR